In Syngnathus scovelli strain Florida chromosome 10, RoL_Ssco_1.2, whole genome shotgun sequence, the following are encoded in one genomic region:
- the LOC125966929 gene encoding nuclear receptor subfamily 2 group F member 6 — protein sequence MAMVSGGWGNPNGDAMGLEEKVYLRREEEEASPLAGSSDVDVADEDKACVLDCVVCGDKSSGKHYGVFTCEGCKSFFKRSIRRNLNYSCRSNRECQIDQHHRNQCQYCRLKKCFHVGMRKEAVQRGRIPPSHSGISPNSQRAGGAGGVLPNHLGADYFNGQPVSELISQLLRAEPYPHSRYGTPYGQAQMGASASGASVMGIDSICELAARLLFSTIEWARNIPYFPELPVSEQVALLRLSWSELFILNAAQSALPLHMAPLLAAAGFHSSPMSAERVVSFMDQVRIFQEQVDKLNRLQVDTAEYSCLKAIALFSPDACGLNDPAHVESLQEKAQVALTEYERLQYPNHPQRFGRLLLRLPALRAVPANLISQLFFMRLVGKTPIETLIRDMQLSGSSISWPYAPGP from the exons ATGGCCATGGTAAGCGGGGGATGGGGCAACCCCAACGGGGACGCCATGGGACTTGAGGAGAAGGTATACCTGcggcgggaggaggaggaggcttcGCCCCTCGCCGGAAGCAGCGACGTGGACGTCGCCGATGAGGACAAGGCCTGCGTGCTGGATTGCGTGGTGTGCGGCGACAAGTCCAGCGGGAAACACTACGGCGTGTTCACGTGCGAAGGCTGCAAGAGCTTCTTCAAAAGGAGCATCCGACGTAACCTCAACTACTCCTGCAG ATCAAACCGAGAATGCCAAATCGACCAGCACCATCGCAACCAGTGCCAGTACTGTCGACTCAAGAAATGTTTCCATGTTGGCATGCGCAAAGAAG CTGTCCAGAGGGGTCGCATCCCACCTTCCCACTCAGGTATCAGTCCCAATTCCCAACGGGCCGGCGGAGCGGGAGGCGTGTTGCCCAATCACCTCGGGGCAGACTACTTCAACGGGCAGCCGGTGTCGGAGCTCATCTCCCAGCTGCTTCGGGCCGAGCCGTACCCTCACAGCCGCTACGGGACCCCGTATGGCCaggcgcagatgggagcttctgCAAGCGGAGCCTCCGTCATGGGCATTGACAGCATCTGCGAGCTAGCTGCCCGCCTCCTCTTCAGCACCATCGAGTGGGCCAGAAACATCCCGTACTTCCCAGAGCTGCCAGTTTCGGAGCAG GTGGCGCTGCTGAGGCTGAGCTGGAGCGAACTTTTCATTCTCAACGCAGCCCAGTCTGCTTTGCCACTCCACATGGCCCCCCTGCTGGCAGCGGCCGGCTTCCACTCGTCCCCAATGTCTGCCGAGAGGGTGGTGTCCTTCATGGACCAGGTCAGGATCTTCCAAGAGCAAGTGGACAAGCTCAACAGACTGCAAGTGGACACAGCTGAATACAGCTGCCTGAAAGCCATCGCTCTCTTTTCACCAG ATGCATGCGGTCTGAATGATCCAGCCCACGTAGAGTCCCTGCAGGAGAAGGCCCAGGTGGCGTTGACCGAGTACGAGAGGTTGCAGTACCCCAACCATCCCCAGCGCTTCGGCCGCTTGCTCCTGCGCTTGCCGGCTCTTCGTGCCGTGCCAGCCAACCTCATCTCGCAGCTCTTCTTCATGCGCCTGGTGGGCAAGACCCCCATCGAGACGCTGATCCGAGACATGCAGTTGTCGGGGAGCTCCATCAGCTGGCCCTACGCCCCGGGACCGTAG
- the ushbp1 gene encoding colorectal mutant cancer protein, with protein sequence MEQFRLVRCNSLDTASGSGKEPRMPLDHRGLYPELEPSPAELAQCEAEVGTLLSIIAEVNKKMGSLKAPGEPDDLRPPRPSSPLFPDLLSHRLVRSIPENITTSDVKCRPSLPYRGGSSVMWAELKGALTAVEDSINYRRSWAAPITSSELEKPKEHLRAAQDSWAKATKILEEMEKEFGIACPSDVGRETFQEVVMEKQAPMVELQRAHSINQVEEEEKSKVGQQRAWRSAICSPPYKSSGSADRMSSSFPGSPLLLRRAAGGSLSSGGDSSPRSFVTSGSPCSSPNGLETEIEHLNRYIEKLKTKNERLTVALERRRSECEQIGITLKRLEAECSTAHLALRYCEECEEAYGQLLSLYDAQRQQCLTNGAGVNNDQQTSSSPSLQKRKMSSDSEELSTAFTDVTKEMERHKMQRTPEAIDREVALRQLIERLKRERAAICLPKPRPHREKISPESAMRVGHLSKDNKPVESKRDKTSLFHEMITAREEMSDLRALIRLKEKELRCLEWSVVAQKAQEASGARIPQGLREKPEDCKTEQQRLCENADKVCSDADVSGLRSRPILKELQVLLQREQALKKRLAFVHDSLNASLPESASNSDEHVARIAQAHSKALSSYRHIRRRYREQVWKLEQKLAAMMESQHTHNQTSKAAGEDSEWRREETVL encoded by the exons ATGGAG CAGTTTCGCTTGGTCCGGTGTAACAGCTTGGATACGGCGTCTGGCAGCGGCAAGGAGCCGAGGATGCCTTTGGACCACAGGGGCCTTTACCCTGAGCTGGAGCCTTCACCGGCAGAACTGGCTCAATGTGAAGCTGAAGTGGGCACGCTGCTCAGCATCATCGCTGAAGTCAACAAAAAGATGGGCTCGCTCAAGGCACCCGG TGAACCAGATGATCTGAGACCACCAAGACCATCCAGTCCTCTTTTTCCTGACCTGCTTTCACACAGACTAGTGAGAAGCATTCCCGAGAATATCACCACGTCTGATGTCAAATGTAGACCTTCACTGCCTTATCGAG GGGGCAGTAGTGTGATGTGGGCAGAACTGAAAGGTGCTCTGACTGCTGTGGAGGACTCAATCAACTACAGACGGTCCTGGGCGGCCCCCATCACATCCTCCGAGCTAGAAAAACCCAAAGAGCATCTAAGAGCAGCTCAGGATAGCTGGGCCAAGGCCACAAAG ATTTTGGAAGAGATGGAAAAGGAATTTGGGATTGCTTGCCCATCGGATGTGGGTAGGGAAACATTCCAGGAGGTAGTCATGGAAAAGcaggctccaatggtggaactGCAGAGAGCACACAGCATCAaccaggtggaggaggaggagaagagcaag GTTGGTCAGCAGAGGGCCTGGAGGTCAGCCATTTGCTCTCCTCCCTACAAATCTTCAGGCAGCGCAGACCGGATGTCCTCCTCCTTTCCAGGTTCTCCTTTACTCCTCAGGAGAGCTGCAGGAGGCTCGTTATCTTCAGGAGGTGACAGCTCCCCGCGGAGCTTTGTCACCTCAGGTAGTCCTTGTTCAAGCCCCAACGGCCTGGAGACTGAGATAGAACACTTGAATAG GTACATTGAGAAGCTGAAGACCAAGAATGAGCGTCTGACTGTTGCTTTGGAGCGAAGGAGGTCAGAGTGTGAGCAGATCGGTATTACATTAAAGAGGCTGGAGGCCGAGTGCTCGACCGCGCACTTGGCTCTCCGATACTG CGAGGAGTGCGAAGAGGCTTACGGCCAACTTTTGTCGCTTTACGACGCTCAGAGGCAGCAATGCTTGACCAACGGAGCAG GGGTCAATAACGACCAGCAGACTAGCAGCAGTCCGTCGCTTCAGAAGAGGAAAATGTCAAGTGACAGTGAGGAGCTGTCCACCGCCTTCACTGATGTCACCAAGGAGATGGAAAGACACAAAATGCAGAG AACGCCCGAAGCGATCGATCGAGAAGTTGCGCTCCGTCAGCTGATTGAGCGGCTAAAAAGAGAGCGGGCGGCCATTTGCCTCCCGaagccacggccgcatcgagaaaaAATCAGCCCAGAGTCTGCCATGAGAGTGGGACATTTATCCAAAGATAACAAGCCAGTGGAAAGCAAGCGAGATAAAACATCTCTGTTCCATGAGATGATCACAGCCAGG GAGGAGATGTCGGATCTCCGTGCTCTGATCCGTCTGAAGGAGAAAGAGCTGAGGTGTCTGGAGTGGAGCGTGGTGGCCCAAAAAGCACAAGAAGCATCTGGAGCACGTATTCCCCAAGGCCTCAGAGAAAAGCCGGAGGACTGTAAGACTGAACAACAG AGACTCTGCGAGAATGCAGATAAAGTGTGTAGTGATGCTGATGTGTCTGGGCTCAGGTCCAGGCCCATATTGAAGGAACTGCAGGTGCTACTTCAGAG GGAACAAGCCCTGAAGAAGAGATTGGCCTTTGTTCATGACTCATTGAATGCATCGCTTCCCGAAAGCGCCTCCAACAGCGATGAGCACGTGGCACGGATTGCACAAGCTCACAG TAAGGCCTTGAGCTCGTACAGACACATTCGCAGAAGATACAGGGAGCAAGTTTGGAAGCTGGAGCAGAAACTAGCAGCCATGATGGAAAGTCAGCACACGCACAACCAAACGTCCAAGGCAGCGGGAGAAGATTCAGAATGGAGGAGGGAAGAAACTGTTCTGTGA
- the babam1 gene encoding BRISC and BRCA1-A complex member 1: protein METPEPGPADGEQRLVELRPRTRSNPEGAEDRRSSTGSLGGGGNPTLSQPAVGSRVEGEGEASTSDSPPTSTTTIISTAVAQTVTPVAGTTPATAVQHALAAACKDRPKGTPQQPTMTTAVPPPAEYQIRVPRVNCPEKVIICLDLSEEMCLPKLESFNGSKTNALNISQKMIEMFVRTKHKIDKRHEFALVVVNDDALWLSGFTSDPRELCSCLYDLDTNVCEPFNLEDLLSVIRQKIELPSMENVQTVPPPYVVRTVLIYSRHAGQLQLNPSEAVSKMLQSPYFFFDVVYLHNGAEEHGEDTSWRDNYTSFCNLDSKDMCYRFEVPLSGPAIELHNCMAKLLAHPLQRPFQSHASYSLLDGDEAQDIEATV, encoded by the exons ATGGAGACGCCCGAGCCTGGCCCTGCGGATGGTGAGCAGCGTCTGGTGGAGCTGAGACCACGAACCCGCTCCAACCCCGAAGGTGCGGAAGACCGTCGGAGCAGCACAGGTAGCCTCGGAGGCGGAGGGAATCCCACTTTATCGCAACCTGCCGTGGGGAGTCGTGTCGAAGGGGAGGGCGAGGCCTCGACCAGCGACAGTCCTCCGACTTCCACCACTACGATCATCTCTACGGCTGTGGCTCAGACCGTCACCCCTGTTGCCGGCACAACTCCCGCCACCGCCGTCCAACATGCTTTGGCAGCTGCATGCAAGGATCGGCCCAAGGGCACGCCACAACAGCCCACAATGACAACCGCTGTCCCCCCACCAGCAGAATACCAAATCCGAGTTCCTCGTGTCAACTGTCCAGAGAAAGTG ATCATCTGCCTGGACCTCTCTGAAGAGATGTGTTTACCCAAGCTGGAGTCTTTTAATGG ATCTAAAACAAACGCCCTGAACATCTCCCAGAAGATGATCGAGATGTTTGTCAGGACAAAGCACAAGATTGATAAGCGGCACGAATTTGCTCTGGTGGTGGTTAATGATGATGCTCTGTGG CTCTCAGGCTTCACTTCAGACCCTCGAGAACTATGCAGCTGTCTGTATGACCTGGACACCAACGTGTGCGAGCCTTTCA ACCTGGAAGATCTTCTCAGTGTCAT TCGACAGAAGATCGAGCTGCCATCAATGGAGAATGTTCAGACGGTGCCGCCTCCATACGTGGTGCGGACCGTACTTATTTACAGCCGCCATGCCGGACAGCTTCAGCTCAACCCCTCTGAGGCGGTCAGT AAAATGCTACAATCTCCCTATTTTTTCTTCGACGTGGTCTACCTCCACAATGGTGCCGAAGAGCACGGCGAGGATACAAGCTGGCGG GACAACTATACATCTTTCTGCAACCTGGACTCAAAGGACATGTGCTATCGCTTCGAGGTTCCCTTGAGCGGCCCTGCCATCGAGCTGCACAATTGCATGGCCAAACTTCTCGCTCACCCTCTGCAGAGGCCTTTCCAGAGCCACGCGTCCTACAGCCTCCTGGATGGAGATGAAGCCCAGGATATTGAGGCCACCGTCTAG
- the plvapb gene encoding plasmalemma vesicle associated protein b, translating into MDWKCGPRSIYKHGPTTLVGIFVYVRPYVRVALCRKLTRQTTLPLSRGRTFWTSKQFLFSSSKAVGTILPPNMYSSSYSRAKFGLEAKEPLHKPKSKSCGYYMRIVFFFSSLIQSLIIISLVLFLIYGQPEKSAEEMRVKELEQGFNRLSENNIQLRKEKGELAAQLGARTAEKDALAKQLEQIAADANATKFYLVNKFDNCEKQLAMTRSVMMRCQTAPIQQPVAVAASNELRTLQSLNAQQKAMIDLIETNFTHMVHYLSQERDNALKDRDVHHQDVISLRKENTMFKEQLTIYTGKCKEDFAHSLDGIQSVTRDFLNKINNLFPHQLTFHLTCESQQEQVEKIRNSCTNLSRDVENKFQRYLDNVGNKVAEIQATSSRLEVQNSHLRADLTSCERKRNETIMETSRQLQLKQTTHDDKMAKLLIEQNRLREQKQLLADTLALKENELQTLRALPNCKVGLPKPAGGPPFHQQNRQTSANWPAFAAPSLSKTPTVR; encoded by the exons ATGGACTGGAAATGTGGCCCCAGAAGCATTTATAAACATGGCCCCACTACTCTGGTCGGGATCTTTGTTTACGTACGTCCATACGTGCGTGTTGCGTTGTGTCGCAAGCTCACAAGACAGACAACTTTGCCACTTTCAAGGGGGAGAACTTTTTGGACCTCCAAGCAATTCCTCTTTTCATCTTCCAAAGCAGTCGGCACCATTTTACCTCCAAACATGTACAGCAGCAGCTATTcccgggccaaatttggcctgGAGGCCAAGGAGCCGTTGCACAAACCCAAAAGCAAGAGCTGTGGCTACTACATGAGGATTGTGTTCTTCTTCTCCTCACTCATCCAGtccctcatcatcatcagcctGGTGCTGTTCCTCATCTACGGGCAGCCGGAGAAGTCAGCCGAGGAGATGAGAGTCAAG GAGCTGGAGCAGGGCTTCAACAGGCTGAGTGAGAACAACATACAGCTGAGGAAGGAGAAAGGCGAGCTGGCAGCTCAACTCGGGGCACGTACAGCTGAGAAAGATGCACTTGCCAAACAGCTGGAGCAGATTGCGGCCGATGCAAACGCCACAAAGTTTTACCTCGTGAATAAATTC GACAACTGTGAAAAGCAGTTAGCGATGACGCGAAGCGTGATGATGCGCTGCCAGACTGCCCCCATACAACAACCGGTTGCTGTCGCTGCTAGCA ATGAGCTGAGAACTTTACAGAGCCTCAACGCGCAGCAGAAAGCAATGATTGATCTCATCGAAACCAACTTCACCCACATGGTCCACTACCTGAGTCAGGAACGGGACAACGCCCTTAAGGACAGAGACGTCCACCACCAGGATGTCATCTCTCTTCGCAAAgaaaacaccatgttcaaggagCAGCTCACCATCTACACCGG GAAATGTAAAGAGGACTTCGCTCATTCCCTAGATGGGATCCAATCGGTGACCAGGGATTTTCTGAACAAAATCAACAACCTGTTCCCTCACCAGCTGACCTTTCACCTCACCTGTGAAAGCCAGCAGGAGCAAGTGGAGAAGATAAGAAACAGCTGCACCAACCTGTCCAGAGATGTGGAGAACAAGTTTCAGCGGTATTTGGACAATGTGGGCAACAAG GTGGCTGAGATTCAAGCCACGTCAAGCCGACTGGAGGTGCAAAACTCCCACTTGCGCGCTGACCTGACGAGTTGCGAACGTAAGCGCAACGAGACCATCATGGAGACCAGCAGGCAGCTGCAACTCAAGCAGACCACTCATGACGACAAG ATGGCCAAACTGCTGATTGAGCAGAACCGGCTAAGAGAGCAGAAACAATTGCTAGCGGACACTTTGGCCCTGAAAGAAAATGAGCTGCAAACCCTCAGGGCATTGCCCAATTGCAAG GTGGGTCTTCCTAAACCTGCAGGCGGGCCGCCGTTCCACCAGCAGAACAGACAAACGTCAGCCAACTGGCCTGCTTTTGCAGCACCAAGCCTCAGCAAAACTCCAACG GTGAGATGA